In Verrucomicrobiota bacterium, the genomic window GATATGCTGGCGCGACGGAAGGCGGAGTTCGACGCGGTTGCGGTGCATTACGAGCGCGGGGTGTTGTGTCCGCGGCCGCTGGCGTTCGGGGAGACGCTCGATGGAACGCGCTGCTTCTCGCTGCTGGAATACATCGTGGGCGAGTCGGCGGAGACGGCGCTGCCGAAGCTGCCGGAGCGGGCGTGTTACGAGATCGGGGTGCAGACGGGCCGCGAGCTGTACCGCATGCACCAGCTCGAAGGCGACGAGACGTCCGCGCAATGGTTCGAGCGGCGGCTGCGCAAGCACGAGCGCTACATGGCGAAGGCCGAGGAGCTGAGCCTCACCTACCCCGGCTGCGAGCGGGTCGAGCGGTTTATTGATCAGCATGTAGAGCTGCTCAGGAGCAGCCCCGTGCGCTTCCAGCACGACGATCTGCATCCGGCCAATCTCATCATCGAAGACGGACGCCTGGTCGGCGTCATTGATTTCAACCGCTGCGATTGGGGCGACCCGATCGAGGA contains:
- a CDS encoding aminoglycoside phosphotransferase family protein; translation: MEQGLVERLLADHGVTDRIERCERLVAGYSDDEKWVVWADGAPAYLLRLSARDMLARRKAEFDAVAVHYERGVLCPRPLAFGETLDGTRCFSLLEYIVGESAETALPKLPERACYEIGVQTGRELYRMHQLEGDETSAQWFERRLRKHERYMAKAEELSLTYPGCERVERFIDQHVELLRSSPVRFQHDDLHPANLIIEDGRLVGVIDFNRCDWGDPIEDFYKVPFFGEPVSRPYANGQIDGYLACEPVAGFWPRYNLFLAMMLLPSVVWMHFHPPSQGLGWWMERVVHMAETHDFEGNGPPAWYVGRA